The region CAGGGTCTTTTCCACCGGTCAAGTCGGTCGTTCCCTTTGGTCACAGCGATCACCCCCTTTTCATACCCTGTTCCTTATTTCGCAACCAGCCTTCAGTATCTCAAACCCGCAATAACATGGGCCGGTAAAATCACAGGATTCACCTATATATAAAGCTCCCCCGGATTGTCAACCCTATTTGGAAAACCCGGTCGAAAGGACTCATTATTCCCCAGTCTATCAAGGGATCGGGATCAACTCTTGCGGACCACGAGCTTGGCCACGGATTCCACATGGTAGGTATGGGGAAACATGTCGACCGGTTGGATTTCAAGCACTTCGTACCTGTCCGCCAGCAGGGAAAGGTCCCGTGCCATCGTGCCGGGGTTGCAACTGACATAAACCACCCTCTCGGCCCCCAGTTCCATCACCCTGGCGGCCACCTTCTTATGCATACCCGCCCTCGGAGGATCAATGATCAATACATCCGGACTCCAATCCAAATTCTTCAGATTCTCCTTGATGTCCCCGAGGATGAAACGACAACAATGGACATCGTTGTCCCGGCAGTTCTTCACAGCATCCATAACCGCACTCTCGGCGATCTCCATTCCGACCACAGACTCGGCCTCCTTAGAAAGATAGATGGGAATGGTTCCCGTTCCACTGTAAAGGTCAAGGACCTTTTCAGAACCCGTAAGCTCTGCATATTCCGCAACCTTCCTGTAAAGACGATCAGCTCCGGATGTGTTGGTCTGAAAAAAAGAATTGGCCGAGACCTGGAAAGTATATGGGCCGATCCGGTCCCGTATGAAGCCGGGCCCGGAGATGCAGAGTTCTTTTTCTCCGACGGCGATTCCGGCTTTCCTGCTGTTGATATTGTTCACCACGGTGCGAACGGCGGGAAATGAACGGCCCAGCACATCGGCGATATGATTCAAAACGGGTAGATTCTCGCTTGATGTCACAACGTTCACCATCCACTCGTCAAAGGCCGAGGAGTACCTGAGGGTCAGGTACCTCCAAAAACCTTGATGGCTTCGAATGCCGTAAGGAGGAAGGCCGGTTTCTCTGACGATCTCCCTGACCTTCCGAAGAATCCGGTTCCCGGTATCGTGCTGGAGAAGACATGCCTCGATATCAATCACCTTGTAAAATGTACCAGGGGCGTGAAGCCCGAGGGCGAAATCCGTCTCCAGGCCTTCCACTCCCATCTCATGGGGCAGGAGCCATCTTCTGTCGGAAAAAGAAAACTCCATTTTATTGCGGTAGGAATAGATGTTTTCAGATGGAATGGTGGCATGAACGGGGACGTGGGGAAGACCACCGATCCGCGCCACGGCCTCCATTACCTGTTGGCGCTTGAAATCGAGTTGGCGCCCGTACTGCACATGCTGCCACTGGCACCCCCCGCAGTGTCCGTGGTAAGGGCATGGGGCTGCGATCCTGTCCGGGGACGGCTCAATGAGTTCCACC is a window of Deltaproteobacteria bacterium DNA encoding:
- the rlmD gene encoding 23S rRNA (uracil(1939)-C(5))-methyltransferase RlmD; amino-acid sequence: MNIKKGALLELAIENMAFGGHGVARVEGFVLFVRGGVRGDRLLARVIRKKKDYAEARVVELIEPSPDRIAAPCPYHGHCGGCQWQHVQYGRQLDFKRQQVMEAVARIGGLPHVPVHATIPSENIYSYRNKMEFSFSDRRWLLPHEMGVEGLETDFALGLHAPGTFYKVIDIEACLLQHDTGNRILRKVREIVRETGLPPYGIRSHQGFWRYLTLRYSSAFDEWMVNVVTSSENLPVLNHIADVLGRSFPAVRTVVNNINSRKAGIAVGEKELCISGPGFIRDRIGPYTFQVSANSFFQTNTSGADRLYRKVAEYAELTGSEKVLDLYSGTGTIPIYLSKEAESVVGMEIAESAVMDAVKNCRDNDVHCCRFILGDIKENLKNLDWSPDVLIIDPPRAGMHKKVAARVMELGAERVVYVSCNPGTMARDLSLLADRYEVLEIQPVDMFPHTYHVESVAKLVVRKS